The genomic stretch CAACGTGCCGCGTCTGGGCACCATCGCCGGTGCGGCGGTGCTGGATGGCGTCATGAAGCGCGGCGCCTTCGTCCGCCTCATGCGCGAGAACAAGCAGCTGTTCTCCGGGAAGATGGCGTCGCTGCGGCGCTTCAAGGACGACGTCAAGGAAGTCGCTCAGGGCTTCGAGTGCGGTATCGGCATCGAGAGCTTCAACGACCTCAAGCCCGGTGACATCATCGAGGCGTACGAGATCGAAGAGACTCGGCAGAGCCTCACCTAGTTGCAGGAGAGCCCCGGCGCCTCCCTGAAACCCTGGGAAGACCCCATCTTCCCAGGGTGCTGATGCCCGGGTTGCCACCGCCTTCGGGCGTGGCCACCCGTGGCAAGGGGGACATTCATGTTCGTAGGTGTCGCACGCCTCACCCTGCAGATTCCGGACAGTGGCTCGCTGAAGTCCAAGCGACAGGTGCTCCGCCGGGTGACGGAACGACTCAAGGCCCGCTTCAACGTGGCGGTGGCCGAGGTCGAGGACCAGGATCTCTGGCAGAAGGCGTCACTGGCGCTCGCGGTGGTGGGCAACGAGCGACGCCACGTGGACGAGCAGCTGGAGAAAATCATCCACTCCGTCGAGGAGATGTACGTCGCCCCGCTGTTGTCGCGGGAGACGGAAATCCTCGGCTTCGGGGACCAGCTCTTCGCGAGCGGCCAGGCGGCCTCGCGAGGTTCCTTCTCGGCGCGGGCTGTGGACGAGGACGCGGAGGAGTTGGACCTTTCCCCGGAGCAGGCGGCGGCGCATTCGGAGGCCGCCATTGCCCGCTTCCTGCGCGGCGAGCGCGGCTCGCTCGCGGAGGCGGAGGGGTTGGGAGAGTGGGAAAGCCGCCATGAAGGTGGCATGGATGGCGGCACGGGCCGCCCGTCTCCGTCGAGCGGTGGACGGATGACGTTCGACGAGGCACGGGCTCGGGCCCGTTCCCTGCGCAACCCGCGAGACTGGGAGAAGAAATGACGACGCATTCCCGACCGGAGCGCGTGGGGCAGGAAATCCAGGCGGCCATCGGTGACTTGCTCACCCGGGGCATGCTGAGGGATCCGCGCATCGGCTACATCACGATTACTGGCGTGAAGGTCTCCCCGGACCTTCGCGTGGCCCGTGTCTTCTATTCGATGATGGGCAGCGAGCAGGAGCGGGCGGACACGCAGAAGGGCCTGGAAGCCGCCAAGGGCTTCGTGCGCCGCGAGGTGACGTCCGCCGTCAACCTGCGCGTGTCGCCGGAAATCTTCTTCTCCTTCGACGAATCGGTTGGCGAAGGTGACAAGATTGACCGGCTGCTGCGCGAAGTCCGCAACAAGGAAGGCTGGTAGGTCCAGCTCCGGGCCTCCACGATTGGCGTGCCATGGACGGCGTCCTCGTCATTGACAAGCCCACCGGCCCCACGTCGTTCGACGTGGTCCGTCAGGTGCGTTCGCTGCTTCGCCTGAAGAAGGTGGGCCACACGGGGACGCTGGACCCGCTGGCCACTGGAGTGCTGCCGCTCTGTCTGGGGGAAGCCACCAAGGTCGCGGGCTTCATCACCGAGGGCGACAAGGCCTACGACGCCACGGTGCGTCTGGGCTCGGAGACGGACACCCTGGACGCGGAAGGGCAGGTGACGGCGCAGGCGCCCGTACCGGCCCTGACGCCCGCGCTGATTGAAGCCGCGTTGGCGCGCTTCCGGGGCACCTTCGACCAGGTCCCACCCATGTATTCGGCCGTCAAGGTGGGCGGGAAGCGGCTCTACGAACTGGCTCGTGCGGGCGAGGAAGTGGAGCGCGCCGCCCGCCAGGTGACGGTGTACGAGCTGGTGCTGCGGGACTTCTCCGCCGAGCGCCTGCAGCTGTCGGTGCGCTGCTCCAAGGGCTTCTTCGTGCGCACCCTGGCCCAGGACGTGGGCCGGGCGCTGGGCTGTGGTGCCCACCTGGAGGCGCTGCGGCGCACCGCCAGTGGCCCCTTCTCCCTGGCGCAGGCGCTGCCGCTGGCGGACGTGCCGGAGCTGCTGAAGGAGGGCGCGCTGGCCAGCCGGCTGATGACCATGTCGCATGCGCTGGTGGAGCTGCCGGAGGTGCGGGTGGGCGCCGCTGACGCCAAGCGCGTCTCCCACGGTGTCCCGGTGGAGGTCCCCGCCGGGAAGGTGGGACGGGTGCGCGTCATGGGCCCGGACGACGCGCTGCTGGCGGTGGCCGAAGTGACCGGTGGCCGCCTGCGCTATCTGCGCGTCCTGGTGTAACGCCGGGATTTTTCGCGGGGTTGTGGCTGTACGTCTTCTCACTGTCCCGGACTTTCCGGGGCTGGCGGGCAGGCGTCGAAGGTTGACCCCACGGGGGGTGAAGCTTATAAGCCCCCCGCTCGTTAGACGGATGCACCCGGTCTGTACCCCTCCGCGGACCGTGGTGACGCGAGCAGCAACCTCCACCGGAGCGGGCAAGGAAGAGTCTCATGTCGCTGCACCAGGAGCGTAAGTCGGAGCTGGTGTCGAAGTTCCGGACCCACGAGTCGGACACGGGTTCCCCCGAGGTCCAGGTGGCGCTGCTGTCCGAGCGCATCACCATGCTCACCGAGCACTTCAAGACGCACAAGAAGGACCACCACTCCCGCCGCGGTCTGCTGAAGCTGGTCGGTCAGCGCCGCCGCCTGCTGGACTACCTGAAGTCCAAGGACGTCGCGCGGTACAAGAAGCTCATCGACGGCCTCGGCATCCGCAAGTAGGCAGTTGAGCAGGACCCGGGGCGCTGGCGGAAACCAGCGCCCCGCGCGTTTAGGACATAGGCAGTAAGGCAGTGACGTGAAGCAGTCGAAGCGCGGTGGGTGGAGGCGGGCAAGGGAGTGGTGGCTGCGGAGGTTTTGGTTTCCGTTCGGATGGGCTGACCGCGGTCGGCCCCTGCGACCAGGGATCAAAAGTTCCGAGACATCCCTCCGGCGCTCCGCAAGCGCCCTCCGCAGTACATGCTGGCGGTTGCCTCAACTGGCGCCTGTCCCAGGCCCTGGTGACCGCTCAAACACCCCGAGGGCCCTCCCGGGGTGCCGGGTCCATTTCTCGGACCGGGTGCGCGCGGTGGGGTCTTCGCCCTGAAGGATCCAGAGGCACGGACATGTTGAAGAAGAGCGTCAAGATTGGCGAGAGCGAGCTGAGCATTGAAGTGGGTCGTCTGGCGAAGCAGGCCGACGGTTCAGTGGTGGTTCGCTATGGCGACACCATGCTGCTGGTGACGGCGGTGAGCGCCCGGGAGAAGAAGGACATCGACTTCCTCCCCCTGACGGTGGAGTACCAGGAGAAGCTGTATTCGGCCGGCCGCATCCCCGGCAGCTACTTCAAGCGCGAGGGCCGTCTCACGGAGAAGGAGACGCTGGCCAGCCGCCTGGTCGACCGCTCCTGCCGCCCGCTGTTCCCCGAAGGCTACGCGTACGAGACGCAGGTCATCGCCAGCGTCATCTCCTCCGACCCGGAGAACGAGGGTGACATCCACGGCATCACCGGCGCCTCCGCGGCGCTGTGGGTGTCGGACATCCCGTTCGACGGCCCCATCGCCGGCATCCGCGTGGGCCGCGTCGGCGGTCAGCTGGTGGCCAACCCCACCGCGAAGCAGCGTGAGCAGAGCGACCTGGACCTGGTCATGGCGGTGAGCCGCAAGGCCATCGTCATGGTGGAAGGTGGCGCGGAGGAGGTCTCCGAGGCCGACATGGTCGCGGCGCTCGACTTCGGCTTCACCGCGGCGCAGCCCGCGCTGGACCTGCAGGACGAGCTGCGGCGCGAGCTGAACAAGCAGGTCCGCTCCTTCGACAAGCCCGCCGCCGTGGACGAGGGCCTGCGCGCCAAGGTGCGTGAGCTGGCCATGGACGGCATCAAGGCGGGCTACGGCATCAAGGAGAAGGGCGCGCGTTACGAGTCGCTCGGCAAGACGAAGAAGGAGACGCTCGCCAAGCTCAAGGAGCAGCTGGGCGACGGCTACACCCCGCTGGTGGAGAAGCACGCCAAGTCGGTGGTGGAGGACCTGAAGTACGAGCACATGCGCGAGATGACGGTCAACGGCGGCCGCATCGGCGACCGTGGCCACGACGTGGTCCGTCCGATTACGTGCGAGGTGGGCGTGCTCCCGCGCACCCACGGCAGCGCGGTCTTCACGCGCGGCGAGACGCAGGCGCTCGTGGTCACCACGCTGGGCACCAGCGATGACGAGCAGCGCCTGGAGATGCTGGGCGGCATGGCCTTCAAGCGCTTCATGCTGCACTACAACTTCCCGCCGTTCAGCGTGAACGAGACGAAGCCGCTGCGTGGCCCGGGCCGCCGTGAAGTCGGCCACGGTGCGCTGGCGGAGCGCGCGCTGCGCAACATGGTGCCCAAGAGCGAGTCCTTCCCGTACACGGTGCGCCTGGTGTCGGACATCCTGGAGTCCAACGGCTCCTCGTCCATGGCCTCCGTTTGCGGCGGCACGCTGGCGCTGATGGACGCGGGTGTTCCGCTCAAGGCCCCGGTGGCGGGTATCGCCATGGGGCTGGTGAAGGAGGGCGACAAGATTGCCATCCTCTCCGACATCCTCGGTGACGAGGACCACCTGGGCGACATGGACTTCAAGGTGTGCGGCACCTCGAAGGGCATCACGTCCATCCAGATGGACATCAAGATCACCGGCCTCACGACGGAAATCATGAGCCGCGCGCTGGAGCAGGCGCGTCAGGGCCGCCTCCACATCCTGGGTGAGATGCTCAAGACGCTGGCCGAGTCCCGCAAGGAGATCAGCCAGTACGCGCCGCGCATCACCACCATCCAGATTCGTCCCGAGTTCATCAAGAACGTCATCGGGCCGGGCGGCAAGGTCATCAAGGACATCATCGCCCGCACGGGTGCCGCGATTAACATCGAGGACTCGGGCCGCGTGGACATCGCCAGCGCGAACGGTGATGCCGTGAAGGCCGCCATCGCGATGATTCAGGCGCTGACCCGCGAGGCGGAGATTGGGAAGATCTACACGGGCACGGTGCGCAAGATCGCCGAGTTCGGCGCCTTCGTGGAGCTGTTCCCGGGCACCGACGGCCTCATCCACATCTCCGAGCTGTCCGACAAGCGCGTCAAGAGCGTCTCCGACGTGCTGAACGAGGGCGACGAGGTGCTGGTGAAGGTCGTCAGCATCGACAAGACGGGCAAGATTCGCCTGTCGCGCAAGGAGGCCATGGCGGAGCGCGCCGCGCAGCAGGGCGCCGCCGCCGCGGGTGAGGCCGCCGCGCAGCCGGCGCCCGCGCCCACGCAGCCGGACGCCAAGGCCTAGTGCCCGAAGGCCCGGGCTCCTTCACTGAGAGCCCGGCGCTCATGACGCCCCCTTCCGCCACCGCGCGGGAGGGGGTGTTTTCGTTTCGGGCCGGGGTGGCTTAGACACTTCCAGACGGGCCGTGCGTTGAGGTGCGAGCCCCATCCGCACGGAGGCTGTTTGCCACCTCGACCACCGCCCCCGTCATCGTCCACGCCCTTCCTGGCGGATGTCTCCCGTTTCCTGGGGGCCTTCCGTTGGGCGTTCATGCCGCTGGGCCTGGTCGCGTTGGTGGCGGTGGGGGTGCACTCGGCGGCGGACACGCTGGATGAGCGGTTGCTGGCGCTGGTGGACCGGGTGGACGCTGGCTTCGACGCGCTCGTGGGCCGCTACGCGCTGACGGCGCCTCTGGTGGAGTGGGTGTCGCTGGAGCAGCGCACTCGGATCGCGCGCTTCCTCGCGCTCGCGTGGGAGCTGGCCGCGGACGTGGTGCTGGCGTTGCCCGCGCTGGGCTACCGGGAGTCCGCGGCACCGGTTCCAGCGGAGGCGTGGCGCGCGGTGATGGAGCCCCAGAAGGCCGCGCGTCCGACGTGGCGGCAGCTGTGGTCGCGGTGTCTGCGCAAGCCCACGCCCATGCGGTGGCTACGGCCTCTGGCGACGGCGGCCGTGGTGCTGGCGGGCGCGTGCGCGGTGGCCAAGCTCATCCAGGGCTCGGTGTACCTCTCCTGGCGTGAGCTCTTCGGGGATGGTGCCGCGGATGTAGCGGCGCGGGCACTGGCGGTGGCCTCGTTGGTGGGCGTCCTGGTTTCGCTCGGGTGGCGCGCGGTGCTGCGCAACCTGCAACACGCGGACGCGGTGTGTGAGGAAGCCGGGGGCAGGGCGGCCTTGCGGCGCGGGCTGCTGGGCTGCGCGGTGGTGGTGCCGCTGGCCGTGGCGGCGGTGGTGGATGCGATGCCCTTGCTGTCTTTCTTCCGGTAGGTGCCCATGTTCCCGCGCCAGGCGAAAGGACTGCTCGACTTCTGCATGGCGACGCTGTGCTTGTGGGCGGCGTACCACCACACGCCCGCGGGCGCGCTGGTGCGCAAGGCCACGGCATGGGCCACGGGGACGCGCAGCAACGCGCGGCCCTTGCTCGCGTACTACGACGGCGTCAGTGGCACCTCGCTGTCGCCGCCACTGATGGCTCCCGACGTGCCCCTGTCTCGGGCCCTCACGGACGCGGAGGCCCTGGCCTGGGGAACCCACCTGGCGCTCAAGGGCGCCCAGGTGCGAGCCCGCCAGCCCGCGCTGGAGCTGGCCGCGGAGCTGGGTGTCCCCGCCGCGTCGCTGTTGGACCCGCAGACGGGGCCGGCGGCCGCGCGCAGCCTGCACACCGCGCTGGCCAAGGACTTTCCAGGAGAGGAGGTCCGGCTCACGGCGCTCTTCGCGGGCCGTGTCCCCGCGCGCTACGCGCTGGAGCGGGTGGAGGCGGAGGGTGGGGCGCCCACGCTGGAGCGCCTGTCGGGCCAGCTCCCGCCGGGCTTCGAGGACGCGTCCGTGGGCGCCGCACAGGCCCTGGCGCTGGCCACCGCCTTCGGGCTCGCGTGGCCTGTTCATGAGAGCGCGCGTGTAACGAGTCCCTTCGGCGAGCGCTTCCACCCAGTGCTGGGGCGCCGGAAGATGCACACCGGTGTGGACCTGGGCGTGCCGGTGGGGACGCCCGTGGTGGCGGTGGCGGATGGCGTCGTCCGGCGTGCCAGCGAGGACGCCGTGAATGGCCGCGTGCTCGTGGTGGACCACGGGCGGGGCGTGACGACGGCGTACTGTCACAACTCGGAGCTGCTGGTGAAGGTGGGACAGCGCGTGAGCCGGGGAGAACTCGTGGCGCACTCGGGCAACACGGGGCGCTCCACCGGTCCCCACCTGCACTACCAGCTGGAGCTGGCGGCGCGGCCCATGGACCCGCTGAAGTTCCGCACCGCCTTGCGGTCCGTGGCGAAGGACACCGCGCCCTGAGGGGCTTCACTTCACCGTGCGCACAGCGGCGGACGGCCTGACGGCGCGGCTCATCCGCATCGGAGCGTTCGGCCAGGGTTCACGAGGGGCCGACGCGCGCGGTTGTCACGCCGCCGTGGCACGAAGCGGCGGCAGCTGTGTTAGTCCCAGCGCATGTCTTCCCCCCTCACGGTGAAGGTGCGCCGCGTGCGCACCCATGCGGAGCCCCTGCCACTTCCCCGCTACGAAACGGCACAGGCCGCGGGCCTGGACCTGCGCGCGGACATCGAAGGGGAGCGGGTGCTGGGGCCCCTGGAGCGGCTGGCGGTGCCCACCGGGCTCGCGCTCGCGCTACCCGCTGGGTACGAAGGGCAGGTGCGTCCGCGCTCGGGCCTGGCGCTGCGGCATGGCGTCACCCTCCTCAACTCGCCGGGGACGGTGGACGCGGACTACCGGGGAGAGGTGCAGGTCATCCTCGTCAACCTCTCCAATGAGCCCTTCACCCTGCGCCGGGGCGACCGCGTGGCCCAGCTGGTGGTGGCCGCCGTGCCGCCGGTCTCCCTCCTGGAGGTGGAGCTACTGGAGGAAACCTCCCGGGGTGGAAATGGCTTCGGGTCCACGGGACGCTAGTTGCTGACTTCCTCGCTCGGCGTTCCTTGATGACAGGGGAGCGTGCAGAATAAGAGGCTGGGCCTTCCCCCGAGGTGGCCCCCCGACTGCCTCCTGGAGTACGCCAGCTTTGCTCTGCTACCGCTGCGGCAGCCTCGTTCCTGCCTCCCAAGACACCTGTCCCACCTGTGGGCTGAAGCACGATGCCTCGGCGCGTCCTCCCGCCGGGGCGGCTCGCCGGCGCGGCGCGGACGGCGCACCCTACAAGCCAGGGGACGTCGTCGCCGGCCGCTACGCCATCCAGGAAGTGGTGGGCTCCGGGCCCATGGGCTTCGTCTTCCGAGCCCAGGACGAGGAGATTGACGTCGAAGTGGCGCTCAAGGCCGTGCACCCGCGCCTGGTGCAGCAGCCCGAGGAGCGCATGCAGTTCGCGCTGTCCATGCGCGTGGCCAAGAAGCTCAACCATCCGAACCTCCTGCGCGTGTACGAGGAGGGCGTGGATGGGGACCGGCCCTTCATCACCATGCAGCTGCTGGAGGGCATGACGCTGCGCCGGATGATGGAGCAGCGCACCGCGCGGGGGCAGCTCTTCTCGCTGAAGGAAGTGGAGCCGCTGCTGTCGCAGATGGCGGCCGCCCTGGATGCGGCGCATCGCTTCGGACCGCACTCCGACCTCAAGCCGGAGAACGTCATCGTCCTGCCGGACCTGCTCAAGGTGACGGACTACGGCCTGGGGCTGGCCGTGCCACACCTGCCCTTCGTGCAGGCCCAGAAGGGGCAACGCGCGGACGTCTACAT from Myxococcus xanthus encodes the following:
- a CDS encoding DUF503 domain-containing protein, translating into MFVGVARLTLQIPDSGSLKSKRQVLRRVTERLKARFNVAVAEVEDQDLWQKASLALAVVGNERRHVDEQLEKIIHSVEEMYVAPLLSRETEILGFGDQLFASGQAASRGSFSARAVDEDAEELDLSPEQAAAHSEAAIARFLRGERGSLAEAEGLGEWESRHEGGMDGGTGRPSPSSGGRMTFDEARARARSLRNPRDWEKK
- the rbfA gene encoding 30S ribosome-binding factor RbfA encodes the protein MTTHSRPERVGQEIQAAIGDLLTRGMLRDPRIGYITITGVKVSPDLRVARVFYSMMGSEQERADTQKGLEAAKGFVRREVTSAVNLRVSPEIFFSFDESVGEGDKIDRLLREVRNKEGW
- the truB gene encoding tRNA pseudouridine(55) synthase TruB — its product is MDGVLVIDKPTGPTSFDVVRQVRSLLRLKKVGHTGTLDPLATGVLPLCLGEATKVAGFITEGDKAYDATVRLGSETDTLDAEGQVTAQAPVPALTPALIEAALARFRGTFDQVPPMYSAVKVGGKRLYELARAGEEVERAARQVTVYELVLRDFSAERLQLSVRCSKGFFVRTLAQDVGRALGCGAHLEALRRTASGPFSLAQALPLADVPELLKEGALASRLMTMSHALVELPEVRVGAADAKRVSHGVPVEVPAGKVGRVRVMGPDDALLAVAEVTGGRLRYLRVLV
- the rpsO gene encoding 30S ribosomal protein S15 codes for the protein MSLHQERKSELVSKFRTHESDTGSPEVQVALLSERITMLTEHFKTHKKDHHSRRGLLKLVGQRRRLLDYLKSKDVARYKKLIDGLGIRK
- the pnp gene encoding polyribonucleotide nucleotidyltransferase, producing MLKKSVKIGESELSIEVGRLAKQADGSVVVRYGDTMLLVTAVSAREKKDIDFLPLTVEYQEKLYSAGRIPGSYFKREGRLTEKETLASRLVDRSCRPLFPEGYAYETQVIASVISSDPENEGDIHGITGASAALWVSDIPFDGPIAGIRVGRVGGQLVANPTAKQREQSDLDLVMAVSRKAIVMVEGGAEEVSEADMVAALDFGFTAAQPALDLQDELRRELNKQVRSFDKPAAVDEGLRAKVRELAMDGIKAGYGIKEKGARYESLGKTKKETLAKLKEQLGDGYTPLVEKHAKSVVEDLKYEHMREMTVNGGRIGDRGHDVVRPITCEVGVLPRTHGSAVFTRGETQALVVTTLGTSDDEQRLEMLGGMAFKRFMLHYNFPPFSVNETKPLRGPGRREVGHGALAERALRNMVPKSESFPYTVRLVSDILESNGSSSMASVCGGTLALMDAGVPLKAPVAGIAMGLVKEGDKIAILSDILGDEDHLGDMDFKVCGTSKGITSIQMDIKITGLTTEIMSRALEQARQGRLHILGEMLKTLAESRKEISQYAPRITTIQIRPEFIKNVIGPGGKVIKDIIARTGAAINIEDSGRVDIASANGDAVKAAIAMIQALTREAEIGKIYTGTVRKIAEFGAFVELFPGTDGLIHISELSDKRVKSVSDVLNEGDEVLVKVVSIDKTGKIRLSRKEAMAERAAQQGAAAAGEAAAQPAPAPTQPDAKA
- a CDS encoding M23 family metallopeptidase; its protein translation is MFPRQAKGLLDFCMATLCLWAAYHHTPAGALVRKATAWATGTRSNARPLLAYYDGVSGTSLSPPLMAPDVPLSRALTDAEALAWGTHLALKGAQVRARQPALELAAELGVPAASLLDPQTGPAAARSLHTALAKDFPGEEVRLTALFAGRVPARYALERVEAEGGAPTLERLSGQLPPGFEDASVGAAQALALATAFGLAWPVHESARVTSPFGERFHPVLGRRKMHTGVDLGVPVGTPVVAVADGVVRRASEDAVNGRVLVVDHGRGVTTAYCHNSELLVKVGQRVSRGELVAHSGNTGRSTGPHLHYQLELAARPMDPLKFRTALRSVAKDTAP
- the dut gene encoding dUTP diphosphatase, with translation MSSPLTVKVRRVRTHAEPLPLPRYETAQAAGLDLRADIEGERVLGPLERLAVPTGLALALPAGYEGQVRPRSGLALRHGVTLLNSPGTVDADYRGEVQVILVNLSNEPFTLRRGDRVAQLVVAAVPPVSLLEVELLEETSRGGNGFGSTGR